A genomic stretch from Kribbella amoyensis includes:
- a CDS encoding carbohydrate ABC transporter permease yields MTGRLLASVPTAGAPTATEATRRFSWSRAREVSANQLFLVPVALVFVVLLVVPLTQTFYWSLTDFSGYSADAKFVGLSNYGKVLTDPSMLAGLGFTLAYTIGTAVLITAFAIPLAVVLNKKFFARNLVRSVFFFPAVPSIAILGLVWGYILSPLGSGVLNSVLDSLFGAGPYPWLSDATLARLSVIVVAVWGGMGWHAVLYLAYLQSIPADYYEVATIDGASARQQFVHITLPLLTPAIVISNFLLMTGGLKVFDLPFTLTKGGPGYSTYTITQSIITSGVAQGRYGLASALAVLFTFAVGLVAVAQLWVSRRIERRVL; encoded by the coding sequence GTGACGGGTCGCCTTCTCGCCTCCGTGCCGACGGCCGGTGCGCCGACGGCCACGGAGGCGACCAGGCGGTTCAGCTGGTCCCGGGCGCGCGAGGTGTCGGCGAACCAGCTCTTCCTGGTGCCGGTCGCGCTGGTGTTCGTGGTGCTCCTGGTGGTGCCGCTGACCCAGACGTTCTACTGGAGCCTGACCGACTTCAGCGGGTACTCGGCCGACGCGAAGTTCGTGGGCCTGAGCAACTACGGCAAGGTGCTGACCGATCCGTCGATGCTGGCCGGGCTCGGCTTCACGCTGGCCTACACGATCGGGACCGCGGTCCTCATCACCGCGTTCGCGATCCCGCTGGCCGTGGTGCTGAACAAGAAGTTCTTCGCCCGGAACCTGGTCCGCTCGGTGTTCTTCTTCCCGGCCGTCCCGAGTATCGCGATCCTCGGCCTGGTCTGGGGGTACATCCTGTCCCCGCTCGGTTCGGGCGTGCTGAACTCGGTCCTGGACAGCCTGTTCGGGGCCGGGCCGTACCCGTGGTTGTCGGACGCGACGCTGGCCCGGTTGTCGGTGATCGTGGTGGCCGTCTGGGGCGGAATGGGCTGGCACGCGGTGCTGTACCTCGCGTACCTGCAGTCGATTCCGGCGGACTACTACGAGGTGGCCACGATCGACGGCGCCTCGGCGCGGCAGCAGTTCGTGCACATCACCTTGCCGCTGCTCACCCCGGCGATCGTGATCAGCAACTTCCTGCTGATGACGGGCGGGCTGAAGGTGTTCGACCTGCCGTTCACGCTGACCAAGGGCGGGCCCGGATACTCGACGTACACGATCACGCAGTCGATCATCACCAGCGGCGTGGCCCAGGGCCGGTACGGGCTGGCGTCGGCGCTGGCGGTGCTGTTCACGTTCGCGGTGGGCCTGGTGGCCGTGGCCCAGTTGTGGGTGTCGCGGCGGATCGAACGGAGGGTGCTGTGA
- a CDS encoding ABC transporter substrate-binding protein: MKLRSILAALTALVMLAGCGGSGGSGGGDGKLTFFSWDNEETMRPVIAKFEEQNPGVKVEFSNAPPVAEYISTLQSRILSGTAADVFVIAAENKTNLINGKHVVDLKDKPFLANVPDFNKTTYSGPDGAVYGLSVASWGAGVLYNQDLLAKVGATSVPKTWDEFLALCKKLKDAGITPYLESVQAMSTPLAAFLGAQNAAAGNQMDSKIFDGSAKFTDYWVEPLTQWSRLWQEGLVTRSVTGLTGDQVRTEFSNGRTAMIVAGPWDVPGVRKEAPKLKIAMAPIPGIAGGKPYLAGAASPGYAINAKAKNKEAAEKFLAFLDTPEAMALYQKATGAITVTKDFQPQLDEALTPIVSDVRAGNVYLPQIAWKRAEDILNVEATAQLQLLVQGKATPEQVAAALDTKLASTS; this comes from the coding sequence ATGAAACTGCGCTCGATCCTGGCCGCCTTGACGGCCCTGGTGATGCTGGCCGGTTGCGGCGGCAGTGGTGGCAGCGGTGGTGGTGACGGCAAGCTGACGTTCTTCTCCTGGGACAACGAGGAGACGATGCGGCCGGTGATCGCGAAGTTCGAGGAGCAGAACCCGGGCGTCAAGGTCGAGTTCTCCAACGCCCCGCCGGTCGCGGAGTACATCTCCACGCTGCAGTCGCGGATCCTGTCCGGGACGGCGGCCGACGTGTTCGTGATCGCGGCCGAGAACAAGACCAACCTGATCAACGGCAAGCACGTCGTGGACCTGAAGGACAAGCCGTTCCTGGCCAACGTGCCCGACTTCAACAAGACCACGTACTCCGGGCCGGACGGCGCCGTCTACGGTCTGTCGGTCGCGTCCTGGGGTGCCGGGGTGCTCTACAACCAGGACCTGCTGGCCAAGGTCGGCGCGACCTCGGTGCCGAAGACCTGGGACGAGTTCCTTGCCCTCTGCAAGAAGCTGAAGGACGCCGGGATCACGCCGTACCTGGAGTCGGTACAGGCGATGTCGACGCCGCTGGCCGCCTTCCTCGGTGCCCAGAACGCGGCGGCCGGGAACCAGATGGACAGCAAGATCTTCGACGGGTCGGCGAAGTTCACCGACTACTGGGTCGAGCCGCTGACGCAGTGGTCCCGGCTGTGGCAGGAGGGCCTGGTGACCCGGAGCGTGACGGGCCTGACCGGTGATCAGGTCCGGACCGAGTTCAGCAACGGCCGGACCGCGATGATTGTGGCCGGGCCGTGGGACGTGCCGGGCGTGCGCAAGGAGGCGCCGAAGCTGAAGATCGCGATGGCGCCGATCCCGGGGATCGCCGGCGGCAAGCCGTACCTGGCCGGCGCGGCCAGCCCGGGGTACGCGATCAACGCGAAGGCGAAGAACAAGGAGGCCGCGGAGAAGTTCCTCGCGTTCCTGGACACGCCCGAGGCGATGGCGCTGTACCAGAAGGCGACCGGCGCGATCACCGTGACCAAGGACTTCCAGCCGCAACTGGACGAGGCGCTGACGCCGATCGTGTCCGACGTGCGGGCGGGCAACGTGTACCTGCCGCAGATCGCCTGGAAGCGGGCCGAGGACATCCTCAACGTCGAGGCCACCGCGCAGTTGCAGCTGCTGGTCCAGGGCAAGGCCACGCCCGAGCAGGTCGCCGCTGCCCTCGACACCAAGTTGGCGAGCACGTCGTGA
- a CDS encoding carbohydrate ABC transporter permease, with the protein MKQRRSPLTSVVMLALAAVVGVPLYYIVVNTFKTQAEMTASPLALPTGIFLDNYRHIFETVPLGQSFLNTFLVTAASILTQLFVGSTAAYAMAMRMSRFNRIFGAVLLLGFIVPGQSTLIPLYRMLVDVELVDTLRGLVVIYTGGAIFCYFLIQGYISRLPFEIIEAARIDGAGPFQIYWRIVLPLIRPILVTVGVFQTMWIWNDFITPNVFLSSPEKRTLVLQVYNSVGEFTTDWPAFMTMSVLVLVPMVVFFILTQRHIVSGLLAGSVKS; encoded by the coding sequence GTGAAGCAACGACGGTCCCCGCTCACGAGTGTGGTGATGCTCGCGCTGGCCGCTGTGGTCGGCGTCCCGCTCTACTACATCGTGGTGAACACCTTCAAGACGCAGGCGGAGATGACGGCGTCGCCGCTCGCGCTGCCGACCGGGATCTTCCTGGACAACTACCGGCACATCTTCGAGACCGTGCCGCTCGGGCAGAGCTTCCTGAACACGTTCCTGGTGACGGCGGCGTCGATCCTGACCCAGCTGTTCGTCGGGTCCACGGCCGCGTACGCGATGGCGATGCGGATGAGCCGGTTCAACCGGATCTTCGGGGCGGTGCTGCTGCTCGGGTTCATCGTGCCGGGCCAGTCGACGCTGATCCCGCTGTACCGGATGCTGGTCGACGTCGAGCTGGTGGACACGTTGCGCGGGCTGGTGGTGATCTACACCGGCGGCGCGATCTTCTGCTACTTCCTGATCCAGGGGTACATCAGCCGGCTGCCGTTCGAGATCATCGAGGCGGCCCGGATCGACGGGGCCGGGCCGTTCCAGATCTACTGGCGGATCGTGCTGCCGCTGATCCGGCCGATCCTGGTCACCGTCGGGGTGTTCCAGACGATGTGGATCTGGAACGACTTCATCACCCCGAACGTGTTCCTGAGCTCACCGGAGAAACGCACGCTGGTGCTGCAGGTCTACAACTCGGTGGGGGAGTTCACCACGGACTGGCCGGCGTTCATGACGATGAGCGTGCTGGTGCTGGTGCCGATGGTGGTCTTCTTCATCCTGACCCAGCGGCACATCGTCAGCGGGCTCCTGGCCGGCAGCGTGAAGTCGTGA
- a CDS encoding HelD family protein — MDQSPTSPDLETVERAELEAEQQHVDRVYDRVAEAARSASRIAVEGHQRGQAQNVGRVREEEQTGLYERDVLVFAAARRIAELDAEHEGLVFGRLDSDGGDDKPAAEQATDLEKLYVGRIGVRDAEYEPLVIDWRAPAAEPFYRATAADRLGVVRRRVLRNKGARIIGIEDDLLAPERAPEDLPVMGEGALMASLSRARGHTMRDIVATIQAEQDKAIRAPARGVTIIGGGPGTGKTVVALHRAAYLLYSDRRRFERGGVLVVGPSAAFMAYIERVLPSLGENTVSLRAVGELVDGVRATAVDEAEVAAIKGSLRMRTVLSKAARDRVPGAPTTLRLFVGGTTIELDANQLDNVRRNALRRTPRNRAAAEARKGLVGALWQRFPEDLRNGVYADRESFGDVVSDLPAYRSFLASWWPILTPQAVLRWLGDARRLSRWTRTDFTPAEVDALAAAIRGTDEFTVADVALLDELVHQLGRPPVTEQGKDEEFDWLEGLSDGVNEVLTTSERRARAAAAADADEPEEYAHVLVDEAQDLSPMQWRMVTRRGPQASWTIVGDPAQSSWPDPDEARQAMESMLSHLQRHTFRLSTNYRNSAEIYAFAGEVIRRQIPDADLPDAVRQTGVEPEHRVFDAGKVAEAAADAAGELLRLVEGTVGVIVPPKLRPSIDPALADLGDPRVVAVSPLDSKGLEYDAVVVVEPDRIVSDTLGGVRALYVVLTRATQRMITVNSTTNWLP; from the coding sequence GTGGATCAATCCCCCACGTCACCCGATCTCGAAACCGTCGAGCGGGCTGAGCTGGAGGCCGAGCAACAGCACGTCGATCGGGTCTACGACCGGGTCGCGGAAGCCGCCCGATCGGCGTCCCGGATCGCGGTCGAGGGCCACCAACGCGGCCAGGCGCAGAACGTCGGCCGGGTCCGCGAAGAGGAGCAGACCGGCCTCTACGAGCGCGACGTCCTGGTGTTCGCGGCGGCCCGGCGGATCGCGGAGCTGGACGCCGAGCACGAGGGCCTGGTCTTCGGCCGGCTCGACTCCGACGGCGGCGACGACAAGCCCGCGGCCGAGCAGGCCACCGACCTGGAGAAGCTGTACGTCGGCCGGATCGGCGTCCGCGACGCGGAGTACGAGCCGCTGGTGATCGACTGGCGGGCCCCGGCCGCGGAGCCGTTCTACCGGGCCACGGCCGCGGACCGGCTGGGTGTCGTCCGCCGCCGCGTCCTGCGCAACAAGGGGGCCCGCATCATCGGGATCGAGGACGACCTCCTCGCGCCGGAGCGCGCCCCGGAGGATCTGCCGGTGATGGGTGAGGGCGCGTTGATGGCGTCACTGTCACGGGCTCGCGGACACACGATGCGCGACATCGTCGCCACCATCCAGGCCGAGCAGGACAAGGCGATCCGGGCCCCTGCCCGCGGTGTCACGATCATCGGCGGCGGTCCCGGGACCGGGAAGACCGTGGTCGCGCTGCACCGCGCCGCGTACCTGCTGTACAGCGACCGCCGCCGGTTCGAACGCGGTGGCGTCCTGGTGGTCGGACCGTCGGCCGCCTTCATGGCCTACATCGAGCGCGTCCTGCCCAGCCTCGGCGAGAACACCGTGTCCCTGCGGGCCGTCGGCGAGCTCGTCGACGGGGTCCGGGCGACCGCGGTCGACGAGGCGGAAGTTGCCGCGATCAAGGGTTCGCTGCGGATGCGGACCGTGCTGTCGAAGGCCGCCCGGGACCGGGTACCGGGGGCACCGACGACGCTGCGGCTGTTCGTCGGCGGGACGACGATCGAGCTGGACGCGAACCAGCTCGACAACGTCCGCCGCAACGCCCTCCGCCGGACGCCGCGGAACAGGGCCGCCGCCGAAGCGCGGAAGGGCCTGGTCGGCGCCCTCTGGCAGCGGTTCCCCGAGGACCTGCGGAACGGCGTGTACGCGGATCGCGAGTCCTTCGGCGACGTGGTCTCCGACCTGCCGGCGTACCGGTCCTTCCTGGCGTCGTGGTGGCCGATCCTCACCCCGCAGGCGGTACTGCGCTGGCTGGGTGACGCGCGCCGGTTGTCCCGGTGGACGCGGACCGACTTCACCCCGGCCGAGGTGGACGCGCTGGCCGCGGCGATCCGCGGGACGGACGAGTTCACCGTCGCCGATGTCGCGTTGCTGGACGAGCTGGTCCACCAGCTCGGCCGGCCGCCGGTCACCGAGCAGGGCAAGGACGAGGAGTTCGACTGGCTCGAGGGCCTGTCCGACGGGGTGAACGAGGTGCTCACCACGTCGGAGCGACGGGCCCGGGCCGCCGCGGCCGCCGACGCGGACGAGCCGGAGGAGTACGCGCACGTCCTCGTCGACGAGGCGCAGGACCTCTCCCCCATGCAGTGGCGGATGGTGACGCGGCGTGGTCCGCAGGCGAGCTGGACGATCGTCGGCGACCCGGCGCAGAGCTCGTGGCCGGACCCGGACGAGGCGCGGCAGGCGATGGAGTCGATGCTGTCGCACCTACAGCGGCACACGTTCCGGCTGTCCACGAACTACCGGAACTCGGCCGAGATCTACGCCTTCGCCGGCGAGGTGATCCGGCGGCAGATCCCGGACGCGGACCTGCCCGACGCGGTCCGGCAGACCGGCGTCGAGCCGGAGCACCGGGTCTTCGACGCCGGCAAGGTGGCCGAGGCCGCCGCCGACGCGGCGGGCGAGCTGCTCAGGCTGGTCGAGGGCACCGTCGGCGTCATCGTCCCGCCGAAGCTCCGCCCGTCGATCGACCCGGCGCTGGCCGACCTCGGCGACCCACGCGTGGTCGCGGTCAGCCCGCTGGACTCCAAGGGCCTCGAGTACGACGCGGTCGTGGTGGTCGAACCCGACCGCATCGTCAGCGACACCCTGGGCGGCGTCCGCGCGCTCTACGTGGTGCTGACCCGGGCGACCCAGCGCATGATCACCGTCAACAGCACCACCAACTGGCTCCCTTAA
- a CDS encoding phytoene desaturase family protein — MARVIVIGAGLAGLASSVRLAKLGHQVTLCEAEDRLGGALGRIEADGFSWDAGAASTTLPAALRDLFRKSGRPMESLVQLDPITEPRRHLFGDGSILDLPVGDRGAQQEAWTDLAGEPVAKAWTDLVDGYGETWQILRKTSLEPPLTDRWSLAAIRGLKPWQSLDRVAERRLPDDRARAVLRYFATQHGSEPRLTPGYVGVWSYLERTFGRWTVAGGFGAIADALAQRTKERKVDVRTGTEVVGIDTSGGQVTGVRLADGGTLPADVVVSDVDPRVLYTQLITDPAAKKLRKTVERTHQAQAAYVVHLGLREPVPSLPFETVLHGSPTVTVRTGGQAPAGHQAWSVLVHGYPTDDVLDLLVARGLHVRDLVVTRQTSASWLAGVAWEGYRTARRRAANVSPVKGLYCVGAGAHPGSGVPATTLGAAIVADAIGKA, encoded by the coding sequence ATGGCCCGCGTGATCGTGATCGGGGCCGGCCTCGCCGGGCTCGCGAGTTCCGTCCGGCTGGCCAAGCTCGGCCACCAGGTGACCCTGTGCGAGGCCGAGGACCGGCTCGGCGGGGCCCTCGGCCGGATCGAGGCCGACGGCTTCAGCTGGGACGCGGGCGCGGCCAGTACGACGTTGCCGGCCGCGCTGCGGGACCTGTTCCGCAAGTCCGGCCGGCCGATGGAGTCGCTGGTCCAGCTCGACCCGATCACCGAGCCGCGCCGGCATCTGTTCGGCGACGGGTCGATCCTGGACCTTCCGGTCGGCGACCGCGGCGCGCAGCAGGAGGCGTGGACCGACCTGGCCGGTGAGCCGGTCGCGAAGGCGTGGACCGACCTGGTCGACGGATACGGCGAGACCTGGCAGATCCTGCGCAAGACTTCGCTCGAACCGCCGCTGACGGACCGCTGGTCGCTGGCGGCGATCCGCGGACTCAAACCGTGGCAGTCGCTCGACCGCGTCGCCGAGCGGCGGCTGCCCGACGACCGGGCCCGCGCGGTCCTGCGGTACTTCGCGACCCAGCACGGTTCGGAGCCACGGCTGACCCCGGGGTACGTCGGGGTGTGGTCGTACCTCGAACGCACCTTCGGCCGGTGGACCGTGGCCGGCGGCTTCGGCGCGATCGCGGACGCACTCGCGCAACGGACCAAGGAGCGCAAGGTCGACGTCCGGACCGGGACCGAGGTGGTCGGGATCGACACCTCCGGCGGCCAGGTCACCGGCGTCCGCCTCGCCGACGGCGGCACGCTGCCGGCCGACGTCGTGGTCAGCGACGTCGATCCACGGGTGCTCTACACCCAGCTGATCACCGACCCGGCCGCGAAGAAGCTGCGGAAGACGGTCGAACGCACTCACCAGGCGCAGGCGGCGTACGTGGTCCACCTCGGCCTGCGGGAGCCGGTACCGAGCCTGCCGTTCGAGACCGTGCTGCACGGCTCGCCGACGGTGACCGTGCGGACCGGCGGCCAGGCGCCTGCGGGCCACCAGGCCTGGTCGGTCCTCGTGCACGGGTACCCGACCGACGACGTCCTCGATCTGCTGGTCGCACGCGGACTGCACGTCCGCGACCTGGTCGTCACCCGGCAGACGTCCGCGTCCTGGCTGGCCGGCGTCGCCTGGGAGGGGTACCGCACCGCCCGCCGACGCGCCGCGAACGTCTCCCCGGTCAAGGGCCTGTACTGCGTGGGCGCGGGCGCTCATCCGGGCTCGGGGGTCCCGGCGACCACGCTCGGTGCCGCGATCGTCGCGGACGCGATCGGCAAGGCCTGA
- a CDS encoding LacI family DNA-binding transcriptional regulator codes for MKKPSSVVTMADVARSAGVSTMTVSNVINGRPRVGAETRERVLAAITELGYQINLAARHLRAGRTGVVGLAVPELERPYFAQLAARLADRFERHGLRIVVERTKASRQGELDAVAFSRLRMYDGLILSVVDLDPAELAQVGTESPVVVIGERVTPSRFDHVMMDNVDGARQATAHLLATGSRRIALLGGTPGTEATSMPTLRAQGWAEAHAAAGVPTDSRLVVPSSFRLEDGYEDVKSLLERGIGFDGVFALTDVVAIGALRALADAGLSVPGDVQVVGFDDVDESRYLVPSLTSVNPGHDAMADAIVDLLLRQMGDAQPTEPHEHVVPARLVARETTRPLQA; via the coding sequence ATGAAGAAGCCGTCCAGCGTCGTGACGATGGCCGACGTGGCGCGGTCGGCGGGGGTGTCGACGATGACGGTGTCGAACGTCATCAACGGCCGGCCGCGGGTCGGCGCCGAGACCCGCGAACGGGTACTGGCGGCGATCACCGAGCTCGGGTACCAGATCAACCTGGCCGCCCGGCACCTGCGGGCCGGCCGGACCGGCGTGGTCGGGCTCGCCGTCCCCGAGCTGGAGCGGCCGTACTTCGCCCAGTTGGCCGCGCGGCTGGCGGACCGGTTCGAGCGGCACGGACTGCGGATCGTGGTCGAGCGGACGAAGGCCAGCCGGCAGGGCGAGCTCGACGCGGTCGCGTTCTCCCGGCTCCGGATGTACGACGGGCTGATCCTCAGCGTGGTCGACCTGGATCCGGCCGAACTGGCCCAGGTCGGCACCGAGTCGCCGGTGGTCGTGATCGGCGAACGGGTGACGCCGTCGCGGTTCGACCACGTGATGATGGACAACGTCGACGGCGCCCGGCAGGCCACCGCGCACCTGCTCGCCACCGGGTCCCGCCGGATCGCCCTGCTCGGCGGCACCCCCGGCACGGAGGCGACGAGCATGCCGACCCTGCGGGCCCAGGGTTGGGCCGAGGCCCATGCGGCGGCCGGTGTCCCGACCGACTCGCGGCTCGTCGTCCCCTCGTCCTTCCGGCTCGAGGACGGGTACGAGGACGTGAAGTCCCTGCTGGAGCGCGGGATCGGCTTCGACGGCGTGTTCGCACTGACCGACGTCGTCGCGATCGGCGCGCTGCGAGCCCTGGCCGACGCCGGGCTGAGTGTGCCCGGTGACGTCCAGGTGGTCGGCTTCGACGACGTCGACGAGTCCCGCTACCTGGTCCCCTCGCTCACCTCGGTGAACCCGGGCCACGACGCGATGGCCGACGCCATCGTCGATCTGCTGCTGCGCCAGATGGGCGACGCGCAGCCCACCGAGCCGCACGAGCACGTCGTCCCCGCCCGCCTGGTGGCGCGGGAGACGACCAGGCCGCTCCAGGCCTGA
- a CDS encoding DUF4126 domain-containing protein has translation MEALPLAFTTGWASGINAYACVLVLGLLGRFAGADDVPVALTGNGVLIGAGVLFAFEFVADKIPYVDSAWDTISTLIRPTVGAIIAALMSGQASTLEQAFIATTGGLVALLSHLVKSSLRLAINTSPEPVTNIAASSGEDVAVLGVVSLAAVNPTAALIVAGVLLLIGLVAVYFAFRAIKRGMARFRAWRERRRAPLTGSSAV, from the coding sequence ATGGAAGCGTTGCCGTTGGCGTTCACGACGGGCTGGGCGAGCGGCATCAACGCGTACGCCTGTGTCCTCGTCCTCGGTCTGCTCGGCCGGTTCGCCGGGGCCGACGACGTCCCGGTCGCACTGACCGGCAACGGCGTCCTGATCGGGGCCGGTGTGTTGTTCGCCTTCGAGTTCGTGGCCGACAAGATCCCGTACGTCGACTCCGCGTGGGACACGATCTCCACCTTGATCCGGCCGACCGTCGGCGCGATCATCGCGGCCCTGATGTCCGGCCAGGCGAGCACCCTCGAGCAGGCCTTCATCGCCACCACCGGCGGCCTGGTCGCGTTGCTGTCGCACCTGGTGAAGTCGAGTCTGCGGCTGGCGATCAACACCTCCCCCGAACCGGTCACCAACATCGCGGCGTCCTCCGGCGAGGACGTGGCCGTGCTCGGTGTCGTCTCGCTCGCCGCCGTGAACCCGACCGCGGCGCTGATCGTGGCCGGGGTCCTGCTGCTGATCGGCCTGGTCGCCGTCTACTTCGCCTTCCGCGCGATCAAGCGCGGGATGGCCCGTTTCCGTGCCTGGCGAGAACGCCGGCGCGCCCCGCTGACAGGGAGCAGTGCCGTCTGA
- a CDS encoding N-acetylmuramoyl-L-alanine amidase, whose amino-acid sequence MRRRPKILAALAAVALPMAVTGVSSGGPPAAVASTPSPGLAAAFQAAAQQYGVPESVLLAVSYAETRWDDHQGQSSTSGGYGPMHLTAVEPSALVERSAGQKLAKGDSLRTLYKASDLTGLDPAALRNDASANVAGGAAVLASYQKELGLPVGSETSPADWYGAVAAYSGSSNRTGASAFADDVYAILARGAARTTNVGQQVAMPAQRVNPAKDQVARLKLSAGVAQQKGAAGVECPAALACESLPAPYQETGGGDYGNHDLANRPKTGKIDYIVIHDTEGGWQGTLNLVQDPTYVSWQYTMRSSDGHTWQHVKADDVAWHAGNWYVNMHSIGIEHEGFAAQGATWYTEALYRNSARLVRYLAQKNDIPLDRAHIIGHDQVPGTLPTTVAGMHWDPGPYWDWEHYFDLLGAPIWGHNVFPVKVGSIVTIKPGFADNAQVVTGCTGAGTTCTPQGTNFVYLRQGPDDAAPLVKDIGLRPGASASTTQVSDIGARAAAGSQYVVAQRQGDWVAVWYLGALAWFKSPAAAPDAFAKPGLVVKPKAGRTTVPVYGRAYPEQAAYPAGIPYQTVTPLQYSIGAGQAYPVGDASIETDYYRATTFAGEPPTDHVQVLGKDRYYQIWFGHRMAYVRAADVDLRPAV is encoded by the coding sequence ATGCGTCGTCGTCCGAAGATTCTCGCCGCACTGGCAGCGGTAGCGCTGCCGATGGCCGTGACCGGCGTGTCGTCCGGCGGCCCCCCGGCAGCGGTGGCGTCCACACCGTCGCCCGGGCTGGCCGCCGCGTTCCAGGCCGCCGCCCAGCAGTACGGCGTACCGGAGTCCGTCCTGCTGGCCGTCTCCTACGCGGAGACCCGGTGGGACGACCATCAGGGCCAGTCGAGCACATCCGGCGGCTACGGCCCGATGCACCTGACCGCGGTCGAGCCGAGCGCGCTGGTCGAGCGGTCCGCCGGGCAGAAGCTCGCGAAGGGCGACTCGCTCCGCACGCTCTACAAGGCATCCGACCTGACCGGCCTGGACCCGGCCGCCCTGCGCAACGACGCCTCGGCCAACGTGGCCGGTGGCGCCGCCGTGCTCGCCTCGTACCAGAAGGAGCTCGGTCTCCCGGTCGGGAGCGAGACCTCGCCGGCCGACTGGTACGGCGCGGTCGCGGCGTACTCCGGCTCGTCGAACCGCACCGGCGCGTCGGCCTTCGCCGACGACGTGTACGCCATCCTCGCCCGCGGCGCGGCCCGGACCACGAACGTCGGCCAGCAGGTCGCGATGCCGGCCCAGCGGGTGAACCCGGCGAAGGACCAGGTCGCCCGGCTGAAGCTGTCTGCCGGGGTGGCCCAGCAGAAGGGCGCGGCCGGCGTCGAGTGCCCGGCCGCCCTCGCGTGTGAGTCGCTGCCGGCGCCGTACCAGGAGACCGGGGGCGGCGACTACGGCAACCACGACCTGGCGAACCGGCCGAAGACCGGCAAGATCGACTACATCGTCATCCACGACACCGAGGGCGGCTGGCAAGGCACCCTCAACCTGGTGCAGGACCCGACGTACGTGAGCTGGCAGTACACGATGCGCTCGTCCGACGGCCACACCTGGCAGCACGTCAAGGCCGACGACGTCGCCTGGCACGCCGGCAACTGGTACGTGAACATGCACAGCATCGGGATCGAGCACGAGGGCTTCGCGGCCCAGGGCGCCACCTGGTACACCGAGGCGCTCTACCGGAACTCGGCCCGGCTGGTCCGCTATCTCGCGCAGAAGAACGACATCCCGCTGGACCGGGCCCACATCATCGGCCACGACCAGGTCCCGGGCACGCTGCCGACCACCGTCGCCGGGATGCACTGGGACCCGGGACCGTACTGGGACTGGGAGCACTACTTCGACCTGCTCGGCGCGCCGATCTGGGGGCACAACGTCTTCCCGGTGAAGGTCGGCTCGATCGTCACGATCAAGCCCGGGTTCGCCGACAACGCGCAGGTCGTGACCGGCTGCACCGGCGCCGGGACCACCTGCACCCCGCAGGGCACCAACTTCGTGTACCTCCGGCAGGGCCCGGACGACGCGGCTCCGCTGGTGAAGGACATCGGTCTGCGGCCCGGCGCGTCCGCCTCGACCACGCAGGTGTCCGACATCGGCGCCCGCGCGGCCGCCGGTTCGCAGTACGTGGTGGCGCAGCGCCAGGGTGACTGGGTCGCGGTCTGGTACCTCGGTGCGCTGGCGTGGTTCAAGAGCCCGGCCGCGGCGCCGGACGCGTTCGCCAAGCCGGGGCTGGTGGTGAAGCCCAAGGCGGGCAGGACCACGGTGCCGGTGTACGGCCGCGCGTACCCGGAGCAGGCCGCGTACCCGGCGGGGATCCCGTACCAGACGGTGACGCCGCTGCAGTACTCGATCGGCGCGGGCCAGGCGTACCCGGTCGGGGACGCGTCCATCGAGACCGACTACTACCGGGCGACCACGTTCGCCGGGGAGCCGCCGACGGACCACGTCCAGGTACTCGGCAAGGACCGGTACTACCAGATCTGGTTCGGCCACCGGATGGCGTACGTCCGGGCCGCCGACGTGGATCTTCGACCGGCCGTGTAG